Sequence from the Cucumis sativus cultivar 9930 chromosome 1, Cucumber_9930_V3, whole genome shotgun sequence genome:
GGTGACATATCAATGTAACACTATAGaatttactttcttcttttttttgttagggAGTTCTTTAGATATTATTcatctaatttattttctttaatgtaAGGTCTATCTTCTTTTCCTACCTATGAACATTTTCCATGTGAAATGTTTTGTAAGCTAGAGATTGTTTGGAATCTCCGGCACCCTTACATGTAGAAAGTACTAAAATATTTCCTAATTTCTAAAGCTGTGCCTATGAAGTTGGATGCCTTCTAGTCAAGGAGAAACCTTGTTGATTTGGTTGCAGTtagattttaagttttaaccATCCATGTAATTGTTAATGTTAATTGTGTTTTGGCCTTCTTTCGCACCTCTTTGTCAAATTtcgttttatttgtttgttgtgtTTGTTAAACATACAAATTTGGGATGTGTTTCGTTTTCAATGTGGGTATAAGACAttcatttgtttgttcttCTTGAGTTTGGGGTATctgcatttcatttttcacatttctcATCAGTTATCACAAATTTGTAGAGTCTTGCTGCCATCTTATgtttcaattgtttttgtCTTGGGGCAGTTGATGATAGAATTTTCCCCATATTGTTACCTTTATATTGGGTTTTTCCCACTTTCAATTTGCAATTTAAACTGCAGTTGGCAATGTGGCAtcaattttaactattttaattttatagcTGCTATACAATGTTTGAAGAGGAAGAGGTTATATGAACAACAGATAGAGCAGCTCGGCAACTTCCAATTGCGGATTCATGATCAGGTTATCTTCGATGCTATATCTGATATGATACTAGACATTAGGTAGACGTATTAGGCTAGCATTTCCTTTTGCTTCCATGTTTATGCAACTTTCTGTGACATAAATATGTGTTGTAGATGATATTACTAGAAGGTGCAAAAGCCACAACTGAGACTGTAGATGCACTGAGGACCGGGGCAGCTGCAATGAAAGCAATGCAGAAAGCAACGTGAGTACCACTTTGTTTCAATGtacttcaataatttgttaaatttagatGTTTGAAGTCTGTCCCGATCTTGATTGTTAGTCGTTTGAACTATGTACTGGCAGAGTATAACGACACATGAGACACCTGTGTGTTTCCATTAAAATCTATTGTTTAGTGCAGAAGGAGTTTAGATGACGAGGTTGGGTTGATGATGGAACTTTAAATATTCTCCTTTTGCAGGAACATTGATGATGTGGACAAAACAATGGATGAGATCAATGAACAAACTGAGAACATGAAACAGATCCAAGAAGCACTATCAAATCCAATTGGTGCTGCAGCCGATTTTGATGAGGTTTGTATTCACTTTCAATTTGTCTTCTCATTTGTACCTGCTGCAATTTTATGAAGTTCATCCACTAAACACATCATTGTAACGCTTCACAGGATGAACTGGAAGCGGAACTTGAAGAGCTAGAAAGTGCCGAGTTGGAAGAACAACTTCTTCAACCTGCAACAACAGCTCCTGCTGCTCCAATTCCAGTCCCTGCAGGTCGACAAACTGCTCGACCCGCTCCTCAGAAACGAACTGCTGAAGAAGATGAGCTGGCAGCTCTACAGGCTGAGATGGCACTTTGATGCGACATCCAACAATATTCCAAAGCAGGTCCTTCAGTTCTTTTCCTTTGTTAGCAATGAATATCCTACATACTTGTTTAAATTTCCATCTAGAGCTAAATCTGCCAAGGCTAAGAGATTTCTATGGTTGCTTGTAGGTGGCGTTGCAGGACGAGAATTCGAAGGAGAGGCGATATGAAGAATTGGCTATGAGGTTGTTCCGAAGAATTGAACATTTTTTGCTATGTTCTCAACAAAGCCTGATGAAAGGTCTGTTTGTGATAATATCAGACAATAATGCAAATTTGAATTAGGTCTTGTATACTCTGTAAATGAATATGATAACATTATTGTGGTTAGTAATGACCTAATATGGAGCTAATGTGTAAGTGTCTCAATTACACGAATGCTGTGTGTTCAATTTGAGTTGGTTATTTGAAAATCCATGCTCAATTTTAGCGTTTTAAAAGATAAGGGCATTGGGTTTGGTtcctaaattttaagatttgtcCAATATTATCTCCAACTCTAAACTTTGTTTGTTGGCATTGTCTATGGCCTTCCACAATTACAAATATGGGTATCTGGTgctatataaatattttaggatacaatttacattttcttaataaatttgaagttaaaaatttaaaaacttattaaataCTTTCTTCTAAACATTTCtcgaattttaaaaactaaaacttctttttacAATCACTTGTTTTTAATTCTTGAAAACTAAGTCTACAAACCGTTCTATCTctaagttatatatttttacaaatgttacaaaaatcaaacctctttttaatttaaaatgtagttttaaaaaaattgttcttgAGTTTAGATATTTGAATTCAACTCTTTCAACCATTGAGAGTACAACCAAACACTAAACTATGATCCAACAAAGctttagtttttggttttttaaaaattaataaaccatGTATTTTGtgaacttatttttgttttaaaaaccACGCCcaattattcaaatataagtacgaaataagaaaaacatgtGTAAGAAAATCCATAAAAACTGAACacattccaaaaataaaagggTTCTATACCTAAACCACTTTTTTACCATGGATTTCACAGAAAATCTGTATACTCTGCTGCGTAGCTCGAAACGCAGGAACTGATTCCAATACATTTACTGTTCCCATGCTGATAGCgactaagagaagaaaacaaatcagAAATTCAGGAGCCATGAAGGTATGAAGGTTTCACATAAGACGTCTTTTATAGTGTCGTGGGAAGGGAACTAAATACTGATTTAAGAATtgacaattttcttatttaccaCATAACTAATGAACATGCCAACAACTGTACAAATCATGGATGTTTGCTTCAGAATATTATTGAGATATAAACCATGGGGTTGAATCGGCTGTAAAGCTTCTCTCCATTTAATCAATGACGGAACTCAGAGGGGTTGGCGACAACTCCAAATAATCAAAATCCTCCGTCATCCCAACCTGCATTTACACAACCGTAACCCCAAGGTTCTTAATTAATACCCTTTTCAATCTCTATGTTTTCGGTCTAATTTACatttaacttttgaatttggtttcaatttaagtttcaaaatattataatctgaGATGTGAGctttatttcaatttgatttctaaatttcaagatttacAATTTGTATATGCATTTCTAGTGAAGGGAGTGGTTTACCTCTTTGTACAGGTTCTCTAGTTGTTCTTTGGCTTGTGGAAAGTTGTTTGAACACCATTGTCGCAAAGTGAATATGTTGTCTGTGCAATAAAGAGAGTttccaaagaaattaaaaatgggaacccgagaaaaaagaaataaaaagagaagaaaagaaacatcGAAAACTAGTTGGCAGTTTATGTGCAGCGGAATGCATACCTGTCCATCGGTTGGCTGCAGCATGAGCATCATCAATTGCATTTTCTGTCAAATTCACACAACCATTAAATCATCATTAAGCAGCCGATACCCATTTCGATCGCGAGAATCTAAAATAGCTAACGAAACTCAACTCATTGCTTCAAAGGCTGCTGGGTCATTATCTGCATATTGTAACATCTCATCCTGGGAGTGACTAGATTATCAGAGTAAGCGCGAAAACTGAAAGGATCGTCGTGATCGAActgttctttaaaaaataaaataaatgaaatccAGAATACAAACAAAACCTTTAGCTCTTTGTGCTTCAGGTCAATGGCTTTTAATTCAGCTAAGGCTTCCTCTCGTTCTTCCTGGCATGAAAGAAAGCATTCGTGACCAAAGGGAAAATATGTTTCATAATTACCTTtcgtttaaaatataattactcACAGATTcctctctccctttctttaATTGATTACACTGCTCAGTAAGTTGTTCCAGTCTATTCTTACTGTTTTGGAGATCAGATTCAAGTTTACGACACACATTACGTAGCTGGTAAGAATAGAGTTATGAGAtcttttgaaagtaaaaattaatgtgaaaattcaaatgagTTCAAATCATGATGCGAATAATTTCTTTCACCTGATTACCAGCACAGCTTGGTAGACTCCAAAAATACACCTGAAGTTTACAACCAAACATAATATATAGCAAATTGAAAATCACATTCAACGCACGAGAGACAATAATGTCCAAAGACTAAAACCCATATGCAAAGAATAAGTCATGGTGCAAACAGGAGAAACACAAGAATAGAAACTGGAAGTCTCATCTCAAAACTTTTACTCACCGAAGTTCCAATCTTCTCTTTGGAAACCAAATCATCATCCACTAAACTTTGCACAACATCTTTCACTGACTGAGAAATCACACCTTTCCTAGGACCCAATTTTTCAAGCTCTTTAAGCTGAAACGAGAAAatcagaaaaaagagaaacttcTTATAGTATCTAATAATGTTAAAGGGATCCGCTATGGTCTAAAAACACGAAGTCCGTCAAATCAAACaggaatagaaaatgaaattgcaGAACTTCCTAAACTCACAAGGAAAAAGTCTTGAGACTCATAAAAGATCTGAAGCATCTTCTCACGCTTCTCATCCAGGGAAAGGCCTCTTTTCTTAGACtgtttctcaaataaaatttcaacaagTGCATAAATGTTAGACCACAAACCCAATATCTGGAATCAATACATTATAAAAATCATCAAGC
This genomic interval carries:
- the LOC101203943 gene encoding vacuolar protein sorting-associated protein 32 homolog 2; translation: MSMFNKLFGKPKQESNALATLDKLNETLEMLEKKEKVLLKKASTEVEKAKDYTRAKNKRAAIQCLKRKRLYEQQIEQLGNFQLRIHDQMILLEGAKATTETVDALRTGAAAMKAMQKATNIDDVDKTMDEINEQTENMKQIQEALSNPIGAAADFDEDELEAELEELESAELEEQLLQPATTAPAAPIPVPAGRQTARPAPQKRTAEEDELAALQAEMAL
- the LOC116402518 gene encoding meiotic nuclear division protein 1 homolog — translated: MSKKRGLSLDEKREKMLQIFYESQDFFLLKELEKLGPRKGVISQSVKDVVQSLVDDDLVSKEKIGTSVYFWSLPSCAGNQLRNVCRKLESDLQNSKNRLEQLTEQCNQLKKGREESEEREEALAELKAIDLKHKELKDEMLQYADNDPAAFEAMKNAIDDAHAAANRWTDNIFTLRQWCSNNFPQAKEQLENLYKEVGMTEDFDYLELSPTPLSSVID